DNA sequence from the Malus domestica chromosome 11, GDT2T_hap1 genome:
TGATTTTAGGTCTTCCCATAGCCAAAATGGAAACCAAAAATCCTCTCTAAAATGCTAGTTTAAATGGCAGTCATGTTAGTGTTTCTTTGAAGCACCGTAttcttatatattttttggGATAGTTTAGTTGCGGTCTCTGGTCCCTAAATGTTATATATTCAAACCTTATGcattttagattttttattgaagtcccTCTCCTTCTACATAAATGacataataataaaagagatgCAATAATACCAATAAAGACTCAAccattttatcttatttttgcTTTCATTTACACTACCAATTTAATTGTTCAAAGTTGCTTATGGGTAATAATTGCTTATGGGTGCATTctagattataaaaaaaatgggatttttttttttataaaatgagtaCATTTATATGATAAAATTTGgctacattttacatataaaaaattggtacatttacataaaaacatgggtacattttatatagaaaacaatgggtacattttatattgaaaaaacaatggtacattttatattgaaaaaacaatggtacattttacattaaaaaattggtacattttacataaaaaatggtacttacaaaaaaaatagggatacattttatataacaaagtggtacatttgtaaaaaaaaaaaaaggtacattataaataaattatgggtaaaaataaaaggttaaaaaattatgagtacaaataaaggtttaaaaaataagggacaaaaagaaattaatatatgggtacaaattaaaatttaaaagaaaattggtacaatttaaactagaaatagaaatatatgataaaaagtttagccataaatataatatatcaactgtaacgtttctaacactaaatgaatatatttaaaataaaacttaGTTATCTTgacatgtaaatattttgtttttgaataatTAATGGCGTTTATTAAAACcgaaggaccttgatcaaaatttgaaaaggaataaggttttaattaaTGAAGTAGAAAAAATATGATGGAAACTTAATTTCTCCATATTTGTTTTCATTATAATTGGATGTCTTAATCATTTTGAATTTATCTATTTGTTCCGAAGAATATCCATGAGTGATGAGTTAATACATCTGCAACGTATATATGCTGGCAAATTGTAAATCATAACTATTCATTAGGTGGAAGCATATATATAATGTCCAATGTCTAATCTTGACTTACTTATAGGATCTAACCATATAACATGCATGCCATGCAAGATATAGTATCTAACGTATGATTTATAATTAATTCTTAAACATTTGTAATATAACTTCGTATAAATCATCTAACTTTCAAAAAATCCCCTGCATAAAAATAAAAGTCAGCCGCATGGGGTGGCTTAAAAGGAAGAAGATCAATGTACCTTGGGAGGAAGAAATTTTGGGATGGAAATAGCAGAGTCACCATTTTTCCGATTCTGAACTTGGCCCAAAACCTCGTGTACTTTCTCTTCTTGGTTCAGCATTCTTTGAAGCAAAGAAACCTATAAGAAACTTGTCAATGCAACTCTCTTATCATGGTCTAGAAGATGAATGATACGTTATATGACTACTAAACTTAGATTGTGAGAAAAGTTTAAGACTACTAAACTTAGATTAAGAGAAATTTAGTATCAAATTTGTCATCCACGAaagtaaaaatttaaaatttcttacttacaaatttttgttatacaaaattataagtttttcttcttttttttttttttttttttttttttttttttttttgaaaaggaaATTATAAGTTTTTCTTTAGTACTAGATACTACAACCTTTTTTCTAATTAAAATTGAAggttaaagaaaaataataggaGATAACCAATTAAAAACGGATCCCACACTCCACTTTTGTTTTATTGGTCCCACCACCGCTTAACCTTATTCTCTTTCTTCTCCGTTGCTGCAGCCCTACAGAGGCAAGGCCAACCAATTTTCTTGGCAGATCATACCACGCCAAACCCAGAAAATCAAATAGCATGCTTTCTAGAAGCCGCATAAGGGTTCAAAGTTCAAGCTTTCAATTTCCAAGTTACAAACCAAATAATTCCAACAAAAATAACCCACCAAACTAAATCAAACCCAACCAATCCCCAGATAAAACAGGTTACAACTAAATGCGAGCCCAGCTGATCGGTATGATTCGGTCTTAACTCTTAAGTGGTTCAAGATTATTGGTTGATAAAAATGGCGGTGCGGTGGTTTACCGGAATTAGTTAATATAATTATGGTGAAATGTAAGATTTTCATTGATGTAGAATGCTGGTACGGGATTACACTAAGGGGTATGGTTCTCATTTATTACTTCAAGGTTTTGGGGAACGAATTGAAACTGATTAGCAGTCATGAGTTTGCTATATCAGTACAGACTGGTGATGCTGGGTAaggaccactttttcaaaagttACACTTCAATAGTGACAGTTCAAACATTTTTGATTTCGTTTCCTTGACAAAGAGATGTCCTAAATTGGCCATGGGAATCCAATTGATATTAAGTTCATATTCTCTTTTAAAAATATGGCTCCCCAGCTGGAAGAACCAAAAGTTTGAAAGATAAACCATGAAAGCTTGACGAAATATAATGGTAAATAGTTATGGAGGCCTAAAAATGATAGCAAGTATTTAATCGAATTTGTATACATTTGTAACTCCTATCATGTGTGTAAACTAATAAAATATACTTGCTTTGAGCGCCAATATCTAAATTGGGAgatttttctatgtttttgAAATACGAGTCAGCACAAtacgtgttataatataagtagAGAGATGATAAATTTTTTAGTGTTCTTttacttgtattatgacacgtGTACCATTTATGTTTCGGGTGTAATAAAATCTCACTGCTAATCTAATAGTGCCAAATTGCTAGATACTCTTTGTTTAaacaactttaatcaaatattAATATTCAGAGATGGACTAGAATACCATCCTACGTACCTCTCTTTCAAGCTCCCTCCATCGTTGCCCCGAAAGTTTCTTGTTTCTCTGTATTTCCGAATTAACAAACTCTCATGCATAAgaaattgatcatgaaataGCTAGCGACAAAGAGTACTACTCTCAAGACTAACCAAAATAAATTGTAAAGATATTACAGATGGTATGTATTATGTAATTACATTTTTAACAGCATGATCAATAGCGTCATGGATTTATATGGAACTTACAATCTCCGATGGAGTGCGAACGGACAAGTTGCCGGGGCTCGCCATGAACAAAGCCTTTAACTTCAGCCAACTCCAGCGCCTACAAGAAGCAAAGTAAAGCCAAGAGGGTAAGATATTATTGGCAGTATTTTTGGTGAGGTTTTGGATATATTCAAAGTAGCGTTGGTGTGAGGACTTTATAAGGGTGGCTGCTACTGGTTGTTTCTGCTGTTGACGTTTGATTTGATGAATGGAAAGAACTTTGAGAGAAGATGGTGATGAGAGAGAGCTTTCAGgctgatgacgatgatgatgagGTTCATCATGTTGTGGGTGGGACATCATGCAGAGAAAATAAGAGGGGGTGGTGGTGGAGTGAGAGGTACGTGGGGAGTTTTTGGGGTTTGGCGTAGCTTGCAATTCTGGATTTGGGGTGGTTAGCGGTTATACCTTACAATTACAAAGATCTAAAGCTCTTGTATAATTATGGCAAATAGTAAACAcaatcatatgaatgaatgatCAATTACATGCTTTTACTTTCACCATATCTAGAAggaaaaaattcataaaatccGGAATATACGTACAAGTAAATGCTCTTATGTGAGACAATCTGTCAAGTTAAGTGAATAGATGTTTAAGTTGTCAAATTGTCAAATTGCAACCTCAATGGTCATATATTtttaggaactttaacgaaaagcaactggtactgttcactttaacgaaaaaccacatttttacactaaaaagtcaatcctagtactattcactttaccctttattttgtccttatcattaaaactcaaaagtttcaaactcttttcattagttttccttatattttttcttattatCAAAATATGTTATTCAGATTTTCATAGTTTGACATGTAGTCACTCAGGTTTAATCAAATAATTGTCCTCGTAATGATAAGGTTATCGGAAGATAGTCCttgtgataaaaaaatatattaagatTTAAACCCTCATGATGTAGtctatttacaaatttagtccaaaaacgATTTTTTCTGTTAATTGTCCGTTAAATGCAGAGGTAAATGAGGTAATAGATTCCCAAATTTCAAGACTTCCACGTCGCCGCAACCACCAGCACCATGTTAGCTGTCCACATTCTCCTCTTTCTATACATGGTGGTAAAGAGGGTCAATACCAAAAACAACCCGAACTTTCCTTCCCCCTCTTTAAAATGGACACCTCCAACAAACAAAAAGATTGTTCTCCAAATGCCGAGCTCAGACCTCAAGTCCTAAAGACCGTGGATTGTGGACCACGATCCCCAAGGCCGGAGCTCATattcaaattttcaaccaaCATATCGTTCCTCAATTTCATTCCTTGATTGCATTCCAATTCTAATTTCACCCcttcaaacaaaacacaactaAACAGTATCATACAAACATGCGTAggcaacataaatttaaaaaacgCAGAACCCTGTGGATACAGATCATAAAGATACAAGTGATATTGCACATCAAATGCGTAACTACAAACCTTCGGAGGAAGAGCTACACTGAATATATAAAATGCCACTGCTATCGAAGCCTACAGACTGGAAGAACTACCTAAAGGATATGCCACACTTACTCTTATCTACAGGTTGCCTCTATTTTAGTTCTTCTGCACGACTTCTCGATATCTTTAAAGACTCCAAGGATTTCCAATTATGTACAGAGGGAATGAATCGAAAGGATCAGAATGATTTCTCTACTTCTTTTGCAAGAGTACCATTAAAAAGAATGCAATCCCTCGAGTAACAATACCAGTGATGATGAGGAAGATTAAACTGCGGTTCCAATGATTGAGATCATATCCATTTTTCATTAGTGAACCACATCGTGTGATTAGCCACACTCCAGAGTAcctaaaattaaaagaaagaaagcaagaagcTCTAATGTCTGCTCGAAGGATGATGCACAATGATTTTGTAGAAATAACAGGTTATTCCAAACCTTTTGGCATTTGATATGACAAAAGCTTCCAAAGCCCACTTAGTGTAGCACAAATTAGCTATTCTTGAAACGAGTTTGTTCTCGTTGTAGTTTGCTACTAGAGTCAAAATGACTGGAAGAAGTACTGACCACTGCACGACAAAACATATGGCTTAAAACCGGAAAAAGAAAACACATGCAGATACATGAATACATTTGATTAATAGATCCTCAACGTGAAAAAAACATTCTTACCAGTTGGGCTGGCCCAGGTTCCAGGTATATGGACAGTGCATAAGCTATACCGGTTACGCAGTAAACCAGACAAATCAAAACAATGTAATTATCTATGATGGATGATCTTGGATTGTTGAAGAAATAGAACATAGAAAGATACACTAGAGGCTTCATGATTGTATTGAAATGATCAACTGTGTCCTTTGAAAGAAAGTACGCCAAACTACTCATGCCAGAAGAGCTCTCCCTCCAGTAATGCAATTTATCCAGTCCAAATGTTCTTAAAGCAGCAATCTTGCACAGGAGAGCTGAAATGCAAACAAAATTAGGAGGggtgagaagtaaaatatgtCTAGGTAAAAAGCTATGATTTCAGGACACGAGCATGAGTAGTGATTGGACATGAATGTGGGTGCCAACcacgtcaatttccaaaaataCATAACGCCATGCAAACAACTATAGGGTAATGTTCTTTTCACAAGCAATCCAGTGCTACAAGAATATTGCAGACTGTCAATTGAGAACATACATCCAAACAAGAATCCACTTGATCACTGATTCAGATCTATAGTTTAACTTCCTTCAAACAGTTTTCAGTTAACGTAAATAGAAATTTACCCTCATACACATTTGTTTGGTAAAAGCCCAgtaatttttttcctatcagTCATTAACAACTACCCCACCTTCCATAGCCATAGGCTGAAAAGCACTCACCATGAGACCACTTGTTAATACAATGAAAATTAGAAAAGAATATGGGAAATAGACATAAAAAGGTTGGCAAAGAGAGAGTCAGGTTTCCAGTGAGTATGAGAGGCCAAACTGGTGAGttactgttgaccctaaaaattacaaagcctacatgGCAATCAAGTCGAGTAACTGTTGAGCTAACTACATCCTTGTGAATGTGGGCGTGCCACCTTGTGACGGAGCTCGGTCGGGCAAGTAGAATAGATGTCATGGTGGTGTGGAGTGCATTGTTAACTTCTGCACTTAACTACGACTGAGGAAGGAACACCTATCGACCTAGGGTTCTAAAACCTAAAGACAAGGTTGCTAATTCATTGCAAAGATCAAGATTTTGCGTACCAAGTTCGGCTGCTTCAACTATATTCACAAGAATAAGTGCGCCGAATCGGTCTCAGACTGTAGGGGCAAAGACACTCAAAGGAAAGGAGTGTCTTTATAGTGagcgtggttcggccgtctaaATGCCGAACTATGAAGTGCACGAGAGTAATAGATCATAGAACACTTCAATTCACCGAGAAGCTAATGAAGTGACCTCTTTGGACGAAAAAATTAAGAACTCTTCTCTggccaagacttggatagataaccaaccaACAAGAAACGGTGTTGTTTACtagtccaaactgaagatgctcCTGAATCGCTTGATTCTACGGCCCCAATGTTGTTTAGTTATCCAAACTCAAGATGTCGCTAGTTGTCAACACAGTGCTGTTTACTtaccaaactgaagatgtgttgatgAGAGGGTTAGGATAGTATTTTTCTCAAGGTTATGAGAAAGGTTTCGCAAAGAGCAAGGGTTTTTGCGTAGAGCATTTTGAATTGTTTGTTGAGTTGAAGGGGCTTTTCACATTGCAAAACCTCTTCTGTTTATAAGGGTGAACTTCGTGATAAATAGGTTTGCCAAGGTAGAAGCCTGAGAGGACTACGCCTACTCCGCATTTACTTAGGATACTCTCTCTTTATCCCTTAATCCCTTCTTTAGCCAAACTCAATTCGGTCCAGTCTCGGCCTCTTTCTCTTGAACCAGGGTTCTGAACCTAGTCCCTTTATGCACTTGATTCATCCTCATCTGATCAAGCATACGTTCGAATCTTATCAGAACCTATCATGATCCTTAGCAATTTTAATTCACTTAAGACACGACCAAGCCACGCCTCAACCACATCTCAGCCTGATCCTTTAAAAGTCCTACTCTTATAGGGAGTCGGTCGAATCAGCACTATTTTGGGCTGAGAGCCAACTCGCCTGAGGAATCATTACTGGCCGAGAGTCATGGCCTTTCAATTCGGGTTATCCTATCTCGGCCCAAACCTATATTTCAGGGTTCAGGCCCAAACAGTTCAGGTATGTTGCTCTATTTTActcaaaaattaatttttactcAACAAACTACATACATGTAAATGGCATGGTCTAGTAACTTCTAATAAAGGCAAGTTTGATCATGAAAAAATCTGAGACCATAAAGTAAAATCACAGTTTAAGGAAGTGTGCAtaatcaagaaacaaaaagtagtTTACTTACACACTGATATGACTGTGTATGTATAACCAAGTGCACCAAAGGTTTCATCGCGCACTTTGGCAATTGTTCCTAAGCAGATTCCAGCTAGCAATAAAATCAGAAAATCTACAGCTTGTGTTCTAGCTTCTCGTAACCACTGCTTACAGGCCCTGTAAAATCCAGAAATACAAGAAGTCAAGTTGAACCATTCAAATCTATAATCTTAATGGAAGTTAGCAGTTGCAAATTTTGGGTAAAATAGACTCTGCTGGGGGTAACAGTCACACTCCAAGACAGTGGGCAAGCCTATGGATAATGGTTGATTGTCTAAGCCTTCACAGATAACCATGCTAATATCGTCTCAGCATCTTTATTCTTTTTCAGGTGTACTGGGAAAGTAAAAAATGATAAGTGCCATCCTTACTAGCATAATATGTATGTCCAACAGTGCAAAACATTATCCCCGCCCGCTCTTTTTCCACTTTACAGTTACAATCCCCAAGGTCTTAATGTTCCTTGCataataaaactcaacaaatttataCGACACTCATCATATTCATATGGTTAATATCTCATAGAGAAATAGGAATATTTTTTGCAACAAAATTACTAAAAATGGAATATCCACCTTCCGAGGAAATATTTATATTGCTGGAACACGCCAGGGTTAGTCCGCTCAGATAAGTCGTTTAATGTTataaaattatgttttaaagCGTCCTTCTTCACCTCAACATGACACTTGACATCCTTCCAAAAGTCTCTAGCAAAGGACTGTCCCTCAGATACAGCATTTGGAGTACTTCCTCCATGAGCTGAATTGTCACCTGCAGATGCAACCATCCCATCAACACTCTGAAGCATATCCATAGGAACTGGGTACCCATTATGAAGCATCCATCTAACAGGTAGTTGCTTATAGGTCACCCCTGTGGTTGTATTTGGTTTTACTATGCCTTCCAAAATATCAATGAAATAGTCTGGAGGGTTGACACGCTCAGGGACAGTAATCCCAAGACTACCAAAGTACTCTTCAATTTTCTTCACTGGTCCATGATACACTGTAAGTCCCCCTTTAGCCAGAAGGATCAAATCATCAAACATCTTGAACAAGGTATAGCTGAAGCACCCAAAATAGACAATTAGGAAAACGAACTACTTAAAAATGACTTCCAACGAATTTTAAATATTACTTTTCCTTCAAAGGTCCACAGAGTTTGGTACCCCAATTCCCAAGACGTGTTTTATGTATGCTCATTGTTTTACAAAGATTTGTAGTAAATGTTATGGGTTTTCACTTTCCTTCTCTGAGGATTCAATCTCATCCTAAGCATTTAGGAGTACAAATTgtagattaaaaaaatttaatataaaagtaAAAGCTAGCATACAAATAAAGTGTGTCCCGCAACCTTTAGCCAATTGTCTTTTCTACCTACCAAAGAAATAACCTTgaaaagaaatcaaattttaataaaatgatTTCCGAATCAATATCTATCTGAGTGTGATACAAAATGTAGGGACACATTGTGAATTGTTCATGTGAAAGAGAGGCTTTGTGTTCTAGGATATATCTGAAGTATTTAGAATGCTCTGAAGGATTTAAAAGCCCACAAAGAAAAACCATGCAAATGTTAAAATAAACAAGTTACCTCACAATGTGCATTCTTGTACTTACGAAAAGTTAAATTACCTAGGTTGGTGGACAACCATGCAAATGTTAACTCCTTCAAGAGCCTCACGTCGAAGAGCTTTCAGTAATAAAATAGAAGACGAACTATCCAAACCAGATGTGGGTTCATCTAAAATTAGAAGTGATGGTTCCATGACCATTTCCAGCCCAACATTTACTCGCTTTCTTTGACCTCCAGAGATTCCTCGCTTCTCCACCGTTCCAACCAGGGAATCCCGCACAGCCTGCAGACCCAAAGATTCAATAACCCTTTCAACGACTAAGACCTTCTCTGGTTTAGGCAGTTCAGCAGAAAGTCTACAATAACCAAAAATCCAGAAGAAAAGGATAGTAGAAGAACTAATGTCAGTACCAGTAAAAGAATGTGATCAAGGAggtaagaaaagaaacaaaattacgACAGAAAAGAGCAGAACAGTCCAAAACCGATCACAGTGTCATTGATATTGCCTATTAAGTGGCTCTACAAGCCTAAGTTCTATAGAATTGTGATCATATTTCGAATATGCAGAAAGATTGCATGAATCAACAGAGATGCAGGTTTCACAAATTTTATGAGAAATGCAGGCTCTGAAATTCAGAAAATACAGACTATCCAGAGACCAGGGAAAGCAGAAGAACAATGTcaagtaagaacatttcttGGTTGATTCCAAAAATAGCAGACATGGTACATACACGAAATTCAAACAAGAAATGAAAaatatgtataaaaaataacatttagAAGCTTAAAAGCTTTACTGTTTCATTTTTAGAATCCACATCTTTCGAGCTAGTAGTTGACTCAACATCAATATTTGGTAGGACGTGAACGTGTATTCACAAATTCACAGAACAATTATGAATCATATAAATGTCACTTTCTTTTTTGACGGACCACTCCTAGAACACCAAGTGCGACTTCCAAGATTATTAGAGTTCTATTATCTCGTAAAGCAAATGGACCTAAAGAAAGGAATCAAGAATTTGTTACTTCCagagattgaagtcatgaaTCTTAGGGCTTAATgaagtaattaaaaaccaaaccaaaccactaGATTCCAACACATGTACATGCTAGTCAGTAATATATTTTCACAAGAACATTTTGGAAGCATTGCACTTTAAATGTCAATGTTAGAAAACCACCCTGCATCATCAGATTAACAAATAAGAGGTGACAAGGAATGGGACATTCCAAACCCAAAGACCTCTTGCAACCAATTAGAAAACCATCGGACCCAAAGTTTAAGCTGTTAGAGAATGAGCCAACCACGTATACAAAACTACCAGCAACTATGCAAAGTAGTTGCATACCTGCATCTTGCACTAAACCAGAGATTCTCTTCAACTGTCAAATTTCCATGCACAATATCATCTTGTGGCACAAAGCCAATGATTTTCTTGTAACAGTGGATAGCTTCCATCTTTCCATTTACAAGTATCATACCACTCACTGTGCACCCCCTCACTTTTCCAACCAAGGCAGAAAGAAATGTTGTTTTTCCAGCCCCAGATGGACCCATGACAGCTGAAACCCGGCCAGGCGATATTTTCCCAGTCACACACCTCAATAGATGTTTGTTTTTCCCTTTCAACGTGAGAGTTAGATCTTTAAAAACAACCTCAATTGGAGGTCTCTTCCTGTTTTCAAGAACACCAGCCATTTGTATGACCCCGGAGAAGGTTAAGTTCGCATTCTGCTCCTGTAATGCCTTTTCCTTCTCAATTTGACCATATGCATACTTGAAAATTTGACTCTGAGTATGCAACTGCTTACCTTTCGGTGCTTTTGGTGC
Encoded proteins:
- the LOC103447909 gene encoding ABC transporter G family member 28 isoform X8 — translated: MCLPEPSSVNLVVRVSSALEVLLACSLAQRVLTAHLQNSIMDLGYVSQIFHRYSYHLPPGKQNHTCGGAAQWADVVSSREVFCTGGSYCPSTIRKIPCSNTFAGKVRQLRKAGLIFIFLVLYNFSDQVLATREKRQAKSRERAVESVRENAQAREKWKSAKDIAKKHAVGLSTQFSRTFSRRKSTKSDPLKGFGQAKPGSDAALPSMPTGIGEQSAGTSKGKEKEKRNLTQMINAIEEDPNSHEGFNLEIGDKNIKKEAPKAPKGKQLHTQSQIFKYAYGQIEKEKALQEQNANLTFSGVIQMAGVLENRKRPPIEVVFKDLTLTLKGKNKHLLRCVTGKISPGRVSAVMGPSGAGKTTFLSALVGKVRGCTVSGMILVNGKMEAIHCYKKIIGFVPQDDIVHGNLTVEENLWFSARCRLSAELPKPEKVLVVERVIESLGLQAVRDSLVGTVEKRGISGGQRKRVNVGLEMVMEPSLLILDEPTSGLDSSSSILLLKALRREALEGVNICMVVHQPSYTLFKMFDDLILLAKGGLTVYHGPVKKIEEYFGSLGITVPERVNPPDYFIDILEGIVKPNTTTGVTYKQLPVRWMLHNGYPVPMDMLQSVDGMVASAGDNSAHGGSTPNAVSEGQSFARDFWKDVKCHVEVKKDALKHNFITLNDLSERTNPGVFQQYKYFLGRACKQWLREARTQAVDFLILLLAGICLGTIAKVRDETFGALGYTYTVISVSLLCKIAALRTFGLDKLHYWRESSSGMSSLAYFLSKDTVDHFNTIMKPLVYLSMFYFFNNPRSSIIDNYIVLICLVYCVTGIAYALSIYLEPGPAQLWSVLLPVILTLVANYNENKLVSRIANLCYTKWALEAFVISNAKRYSGVWLITRCGSLMKNGYDLNHWNRSLIFLIITGIVTRGIAFFLMVLLQKK
- the LOC103447909 gene encoding ABC transporter G family member 28 isoform X3, giving the protein MSSVMNSSKSLASASSTCGDEDLNGAFNFSQDSSFITNCAKKMAGGTIGEILGRLCTAAEMQIYAGGILQTKKTTYLKPNKNCNLSAWISGCEPGWACASAEQVELKNRTYVPARTVECQPCCEGFFCPRGLTCMLPCPKGAYCPLAKLNNGSGICEPYSYHLPPGKQNHTCGGAAQWADVVSSREVFCTGGSYCPSTIRKIPCSSGHFCRQGSTTEEDCFRMATCKSHSENQNITAYGIMIFVSGLTHSFKIKMANAGLIFIFLVLYNFSDQVLATREKRQAKSRERAVESVRENAQAREKWKSAKDIAKKHAVGLSTQFSRTFSRRKSTKSDPLKGFGQAKPGSDAALPSMPTGIGEQSAGTSKGKEKEKRNLTQMINAIEEDPNSHEGFNLEIGDKNIKKEAPKAPKGKQLHTQSQIFKYAYGQIEKEKALQEQNANLTFSGVIQMAGVLENRKRPPIEVVFKDLTLTLKGKNKHLLRCVTGKISPGRVSAVMGPSGAGKTTFLSALVGKVRGCTVSGMILVNGKMEAIHCYKKIIGFVPQDDIVHGNLTVEENLWFSARCRLSAELPKPEKVLVVERVIESLGLQAVRDSLVGTVEKRGISGGQRKRVNVGLEMVMEPSLLILDEPTSGLDSSSSILLLKALRREALEGVNICMVVHQPSYTLFKMFDDLILLAKGGLTVYHGPVKKIEEYFGSLGITVPERVNPPDYFIDILEGIVKPNTTTGVTYKQLPVRWMLHNGYPVPMDMLQSVDGMVASAGDNSAHGGSTPNAVSEGQSFARDFWKDVKCHVEVKKDALKHNFITLNDLSERTNPGVFQQYKYFLGRACKQWLREARTQAVDFLILLLAGICLGTIAKVRDETFGALGYTYTVISVSLLCKIAALRTFGLDKLHYWRESSSGMSSLAYFLSKDTVDHFNTIMKPLVYLSMFYFFNNPRSSIIDNYIVLICLVYCVTGIAYALSIYLEPGPAQLWSVLLPVILTLVANYNENKLVSRIANLCYTKWALEAFVISNAKRYSGVWLITRCGSLMKNGYDLNHWNRSLIFLIITGIVTRGIAFFLMVLLQKK
- the LOC103447909 gene encoding ABC transporter G family member 28 isoform X2, which codes for MSREHLQILSVRVFSLLVFSSGFFSSPLPRAAGQDSEGRDGGSRVYDLATELVLSRYSNLTHVFRDELLKKFGFCIIDVDEDLNGAFNFSQDSSFITNCAKKMAGGTIGEILGRLCTAAEMQIYAGGILQTKKTTYLKPNKNCNLSAWISGCEPGWACASAEQVELKNRTYVPARTVECQPCCEGFFCPRGLTCMLPCPKGAYCPLAKLNNGSGICEPYSYHLPPGKQNHTCGGAAQWADVVSSREVFCTGGSYCPSTIRKIPCSNTFAGKVRQLRKAGLIFIFLVLYNFSDQVLATREKRQAKSRERAVESVRENAQAREKWKSAKDIAKKHAVGLSTQFSRTFSRRKSTKSDPLKGFGQAKPGSDAALPSMPTGIGEQSAGTSKGKEKEKRNLTQMINAIEEDPNSHEGFNLEIGDKNIKKEAPKAPKGKQLHTQSQIFKYAYGQIEKEKALQEQNANLTFSGVIQMAGVLENRKRPPIEVVFKDLTLTLKGKNKHLLRCVTGKISPGRVSAVMGPSGAGKTTFLSALVGKVRGCTVSGMILVNGKMEAIHCYKKIIGFVPQDDIVHGNLTVEENLWFSARCRLSAELPKPEKVLVVERVIESLGLQAVRDSLVGTVEKRGISGGQRKRVNVGLEMVMEPSLLILDEPTSGLDSSSSILLLKALRREALEGVNICMVVHQPSYTLFKMFDDLILLAKGGLTVYHGPVKKIEEYFGSLGITVPERVNPPDYFIDILEGIVKPNTTTGVTYKQLPVRWMLHNGYPVPMDMLQSVDGMVASAGDNSAHGGSTPNAVSEGQSFARDFWKDVKCHVEVKKDALKHNFITLNDLSERTNPGVFQQYKYFLGRACKQWLREARTQAVDFLILLLAGICLGTIAKVRDETFGALGYTYTVISVSLLCKIAALRTFGLDKLHYWRESSSGMSSLAYFLSKDTVDHFNTIMKPLVYLSMFYFFNNPRSSIIDNYIVLICLVYCVTGIAYALSIYLEPGPAQLWSVLLPVILTLVANYNENKLVSRIANLCYTKWALEAFVISNAKRYSGVWLITRCGSLMKNGYDLNHWNRSLIFLIITGIVTRGIAFFLMVLLQKK
- the LOC103447909 gene encoding ABC transporter G family member 28 isoform X4 — its product is MSREHLQILSVRVFSLLVFSSGFFSSPLPRAAGQDSEGRDGGSRVYDLATELVLSRYSNLTHVFRDELLKKFGFCIIDVDEDLNGAFNFSQDSSFITNCAKKMAGGTIGEILGRLCTAAEMQIYAGGILQTKKTTYLKPNKNCNLSAWISGCEPGWACASAEQVELKNRTYVPARTVECQPCCEGFFCPRGLTCMLPCPKGAYCPLAKLNNGSGICEPYSYHLPPGKQNHTCGGAAQWADVVSSREVFCTGGSYCPSTIRKIPCSSGHFCRQGSTTEEDCFRMATCKSHSENQNITAYGIMIFVSGLTHSFKIKMANAGLIFIFLVLYNFSDQVLATREKRQAKSRERAVESVRENAQAREKWKSAKDIAKKHAVGLSTQFSRTFSRRKSTKSDPLKGFGQAKPGSDAALPSMPTGIGEQSAGTSKGKEKEKRNLTQMINAIEEDPNSHEGFNLEIGDKNIKKEAPKAPKGKQLHTQSQIFKYAYGQIEKEKALQEQNANLTFSGVIQMAGVLENRKRPPIEVVFKDLTLTLKGKNKHLLRCVTGKISPGRVSAVMGPSGAGKTTFLSALVGKVRGCTVSGMILVNGKMEAIHCYKKIIGFVPQDDIVHGNLTVEENLWFSARCRLSAELPKPEKVLVVERVIESLGLQAVRDSLVGTVEKRGISGGQRKRVNVGLEMVMEPSLLILDEPTSGLDSSSSILLLKALRREALEGVNICMVVHQPSYTLFKMFDDLILLAKGGLTVYHGPVKKIEEYFGSLGITVPERVNPPDYFIDILEGIVKPNTTTGVTYKQLPVRWMLHNGYPVPMDMLQSVDGMVASAGDNSAHGGSTPNAVSEGQSFARDFWKDVKCHVEVKKDALKHNFITLNDLSERTNPGVFQQYKYFLGRACKQWLREARTQAVDFLILLLAGICLGTIAKVRDETFGALGYTYTVISVSLLCKIAALRTFGLDKLHYWRESSSGMSSLAYFLSKDTVDHFNTIMKPLVYLSMFYFFNNPRSSIIDNYIVLICLVYCVTGIAYALSIYLEPGPAQLWSVLLPVILTLVANYNENKLVSRIANLCYTKWALEAFVISNAKRYSGVWLITRCGSLMKNGYDLNHWNRSLIFLIITGIVTRGIAFFLMVLLQKK